The Fusarium oxysporum f. sp. lycopersici 4287 chromosome 6, whole genome shotgun sequence DNA segment TCgatgttgtgttgttgtgGGTGATAGAAAGTACTTAGGATATGCGGGATTTCACAAGGAAATCAAGGTATTTTCGAACCCCACCTAAAATATTCCACGATTTCCACATGTGGAACATGTGGAAGGGGCTTCGTGGCGTGGATATGGAAATGCTGAAGCCCACGTGGAATGGAATGGAATGGATATGGATCCACATTATGGATCCATATGTGGATTTCGTGGTATGGATTTGAACCCTGCCTATGGGTCGAAGGAAAAAGGAGCGAATTAGAAGCCATAAAAGCGACGCCTGTGTAAGAGTGACGCCGGTGTAGCCATTTTGTCACGCCGGTGTAGTAATTGCCGTAAGTAAAACTTGgttgtttttttttttattttttttatttttattgAGCTGAGAGTTATTctcgggtttatatctctagataATTGtatctaggactttaaactttaaatctaggactttcagactgttagtctgaatcctgaagggaagggggatccccggattttccaacaaATTCGGGATGGCTATCACTGATAGAGAGACTCACCATAAATGCGACATTATCTCGGTTTCCATTTCCTGCTTATACCCCGACAGCGAGAGTTCTAGAAGTTTAGTCTTTTTGCGATGTCTGGCCCCTCTCAGCGTAGCATGAATAGCATGTAGGAGATTGCCTTTAGTCTCAATTCCGTGCTCTATTAACCAACCACTCTTTCGATTACTCCGAGATGTGAATCTCTGCTTTATCTTGCTGGAATTTTCTCCTACCAATATAAATGTTAATGCCAATGGATAGCTCTTCGAAGTACAACCATTCTTCCTGGATGAAGAATCTCGAGTCATAATTATAATATCGGATTTTCCGCCTCTCTAGATTGCTCCCCAAACCATGATTGACATTTTAGACTTCCCATGCACTGTAAACCCGAAGAGACTAACCTACATTATATCAATCTTAAACCTGGCCGACCTGGACCTAACATAGCGCTTTAAGCACTAGACATCGATAAACAGATTGATAAAACGAGTATACTTCAATTACACCTCCGACCGATGCTGTGTAGAACTGACTTCCTCCTAAGCGGCTCCCGTTGCAGTAGATTCCCTATTCTGGCCATTGGCAGGATAATTGCTGCTAGATATTGATAAGATGCGAGTTTTAGCAAGTGCTACTGCGGTTTAGGCGTCTATTCCACTCACTGCGACAATTTTCTCATCTGCTGCTTGGCCGAGCTTACTGTCTCTTTGAAGTGGATGTATTCGGTAAAGACATATATGCCCTGTTTTCTGAATTCGAACGATTCAATCCCAGACGGCAGTATCAACGGAGAGAGAGTTTTGATCTGCGGCAGCTCGATGTAGAGCATGATCAGGTTGATGATCGAAAAGGCGAGAACAGTCCGCCATTCCGAACATCCGGCTCCATTGATGCTGACCCTGCCCACCGGCCCAACCCTCCAGAAACGTCCCCAATAATAGCCCCAATAGTTGTAGTACCACTCTGCACTGCAGATGTGGCTCCTCGTTCTCTATCATAACCCAAGAATATTGAGCTATCGTCCACAATAGAGCAGCAGGGAGTCCTCACCGTTTCGAGCAAGCAAAACGCGACAAGCcacatgatgaagaggataaAGTCGAATGGAAAAGCCATGAAAAGAATATCAAACGGTGCGAAGAACACTATCGAATAGACGATAGTAATGCCTGCGACGACCATAGCGTAGATAATTCGTCCATCGACACTGATATTACTAGCCTCATTGACAAGATCGCAGAAATGGCCAAGGAGACCCAGTACGATCGCACCGCAGGCGAGCTCAAGAAATCGCAGGATTACGGAAGCGACCTTGTGTCCACTGCCACTACTCGTCATTCTCGGTAGTAAAATCTCCTTAGTAATAAGTAGTGAGTAGCCAAGAAATTGTTTGATGGTTGAAATCAAGGATTCTTTCCACTCGAGACGAAACAGCGGACTGCTATCTCAACCACCAATGCCTGGTATAAGAAGGCCAGTACCAGGTATGATCCGGTGCTCCCGCTTAGCCCATCCAAAGGGCGATGTTTAACTTTCAGCAACGTCACCGTGACTCAAAGGCCAGTTAAGGGTTGGCGCCTGACATGGGGGTCGTACCATACTCGAGCCATCTGTCGTACCTTGTTATGGCTCCGGGGGGTATCCACATAATTTGGGTAGCGGTGCATTCACTGCAGAAGAGGGGGCTCGCGAGGTTTGGTCTAGACCTTCTCCCGCCTCAATCCTTCAATTTCTAATTCGTATTCATTTGGTCGGATGCGAGCCCTGAACTGTACCCCCGAGCCCTTGGCCTGGAAGCCTCGGAAAGCATAAAGGGCTATGAGGCCTAATGACAAGGTAAGCGAGGAAACGGTTTGTTTCTAGGCCTATTGGTGCTCATGGCGTCCCCCTCCCCGCCGGGTCGAGCAAGGATAAAGACGGCCGGCCGTTGGGGGTAATCCTCATGGCGGATTTGGCGGGGGTTTCATCTCATTGACATCAGCTCATGCTCGGAAAGTATGTCAAAGCCCACTGTGTTGTTCCGTTAATAGCTCTTGTCATTAAATCCATGACGCCAGTTGCTTCCGGCATGCTGGACACAGGAGCCAGTGCGGGTTAAATGCATAGCCACGTCTCCTTCAGACTTTCTCAGAGTGCAAACAAGAATTCACAATCATCTAGTGCCCAATGGCTACGTTTACTATACCAAAGCGCAATTTTCCGGCAACTAACTGGTGAGGTCATTTTTGCGTAACAATATCTAAAGTTATGTGCTGGGTGAGATTGGCTCCCACTGGCACCTGTTGAACAGGTGTCACGAGCCCTGATTCTCTGATGTGTCTCATTGGATGTGTGTATATTCTTGGTTCAGTTGTGTTGGATACGCAACTatacgatggggtgagtgtattAAGATGCGGACCAGAATGTGATGATGTTATTGATTGTCGACTTGATTCTCTGATCAGTCTGTCAGGGAGCCCTCCTTTTCTGGATACAAGAGTAATATTGGTGATAAAGGAAAGTGGAGCCCATTCCTGTTAGATTAGTGATAGCGCCTCGATAAAGGAATCGTGTATTTGGTAGGTCCCCGGATATATCAATACCGAGTAGCGGGGAAACACCTAAAAAGGacagaacagagacagaagaaagACGAGCTCCTAGGGACGAGATTGATCCTCAAGCGCGAAAAATAACCCCATTTTAATTGGACATCAACCCCACTTGCGTATCCAACaattcccagccgccaatctaacagTACCTTGCTCCATATGACCCCAGTCACATGACAGAGACATGAGGGGAACCTACAGACGCATCACTAACCATTCTCGTCAAAATCGTCATACAAATCATTTCAAACTCATCTATGAGTTCTCAATGAATACTGTGCGTGGCCTTCACGAGCCAAAAGGATTGGCGCCGGCGTATTTATAACGAGCTGTTTAAAGCATCCTTAGGAAAATGCGGACACAATTTGAACAATGTGTGGCACAGCATGGCCTTGGGGAAACGAGGACGAAAAGTAGGCGTTGTATGTAAGCATTAGCGACTAGTGCCCTTTCGGTCAGAAAAGGCCGCCGGGCGTAATAaattgtattgtattgttTAAAGCGTGCCATAAGGAAAGTTAATCAAGGCAGAAGTTTTGGACCGGAGACGAATTTACGTCTATGGCACAGGGTAATCTTGTCCTGAAGGGAAAAAGAGCTAATTGCGTTGCTTGTTAGGGCCACTGGGTTGGGCAGCCACGTCCAAGAGCCTCAAGAAAGCCTTTGGCGCCGGTCAGCAACAATAAGAAGAGGCCTCAATCAGTTTGGGAGTGTGAGCAGTGTGATGTCGCGATTTGTAACTCAAAATATCGTTGGGACATTTATCATGGGCTAATTTAGGTAGGGAATAATGTACCTTTCATTCTCGCATTTTAATTGGGCAGACATCCCCGGAGTGACCTGGCGGGAGTCTTTCGACAACTGAGGGGATAATGCCTACTACTTCGGTTACTACCGCTGAATACTTTCAAAAGGAAGCTCATGGAAGTAGATTGAAAGGCTGATAGATATGTCATCAAAGATGACAGTTGTCACCTATTACCACAGGCTTAGCAAGCAGCTTCCAGTTGATTCCACATAGCACAGAAAAGATATAGAGCTTGCTTTAAACCTTAAATAGGAAGCgggagaaaaaaaaaaaaaaaaaaaaaagaaaagaaaagaaaaaaaacaCAAGACGACGGAAAATACACAATTCATCCCAATATTTGACAACTACGGTCTAGCCGCAACTGGCAACACTCAAGTTTGTTTTGTGTTGGGAGGGGTATGCCATATCTAGAGCATATTCAGCTAATTTTAAATAAATGGAGAATGCAGCAGATTGAATCAATAACCTAGCATACTGGGGTGGCTATGACATGTATCTGCCGTGCCGGATTTTGTCCTACGTGGGAACACCATAGAACACGGGAGCTATAGTGATCgcatatattattttttCAATGTTTGATGACTATGACTTAAGTCAAATGTACAGCAAAATGAAATTGACTAACAGGGTAACTCCCACCGCCATCACAAACGGTGCTGGGTGCCCTACACCACTGGTAATGATCTGCTCCGGCTCGTATGTACCCGGAATCGTTGAGTTTGTCGTACCATTCCAACAGTACCTCGAGAAGCAGTCTACACATTTGGATGGTGTCTTCGTACCTGTGCGGACCAAGCTGCGTGCCAACACCGCGCAGCCTACGCAGGCGGGCCAGTCTGAGTCCACCGTGGCATTGCCCATGGTTGCGACGTTGTAGCCGTTACGAATGATCTCATCCCGCTCGGTGTCACTGTATTCGAGGTCAAAGGTTGTGAAGTTGGACTGATATGTATACGGCGTATTGGGTAGGTAAACAATCACTGGTCCTGAGTTGTTGGAGTGTGTATTGCAACCGAAGAAGGTCGGACGCTTGTTTAGGCCCAGATTGATAAACGTGTTTTGATCTGGAACCTTTGGGAACTCGCTATTCTGGGTGGAGGCGCCCTCCTTGGAACTCTGATACGTTGCCACAAGGGCTGTGCCGTTCGGCCAGTGAGTCGTGGTGTCAGCGGAGCCGTCAACAGCAAAGATGACATCCACTTGGCGTTCGGATAAGAGCAGTGGATGCAAGGGAATGTTTTGCAAGTCCTCACCACCATCGACGAGCGTTAAAACCGTGCTATTAGCGTTTAAGTTGTTCCTGGGGTTGTATTTATAGAATGGGTTGGGCCAGTTGGCGATATCCTTGTTCTCTTCGCCAATGTCCGCCAGGGTGTTATTGATGGCTTTAAGCAAGAAGTCTGGGACattctcagccttctcaatcTGCAGGAATGCCTGGTTAAACAGAGATGAAGACGTCCCCATGACAAACCCGGCGTTATCAACCCCAGCGATGCAGTTCCCATCTCGCTTGATGGTACCGTTGCTGAAGTCAGAGCCGATATATTTTAGAGGTGCAAAGGCGGCAAGTCCCGGATCGTAGGATCCCATTTCCCAGGGGTTGAACTCTATGATGGTAGAATTGCCCGCTATCTGAAGCTGTCCTGACGTCCGCTCCACCGCAACAATGATAGGCATAGGTGCCGTCGCGGCAACAAACTCGATGTCATTTGCAATCGATGAGAAGGTATATGCTAGGGCGGTTGTTAGCTTTCTATTCCAATGTTAGCTGAAAAGTTCATACCTGGCCCTCCATCGCTTGCATTGACAAGCTGATATGACAAGGCTCTTCCCCAATAGTCGGTTATGGTCTTGTTGTAGCCCGCATCGGCTTTATCCTTCACATCTTGGTATAGCTCGCGGTAATACTGTGCTACAGACAAGTCTGCTGGCCCTAGAATTTGTCGGAGTAAGCGCCACCCAAGATATCTTGATCAGGAATTCTGTCATCACACACCTTCAATGATTGAATTATCAAATTGCCAAAGGCTATCTAGTAAGCCACTGGATGCATAGATGATGGACTCTACCGTCGTGAAGTTCTGGACATAGAGACTTCCTACAGCCCAACTACCCCCAGACAGGCCACTGAGGTACGTTGCAGCCTGAAGAATGCCGCCTAGATGGCCTTTATCTGTAGAATTCGTGGTTCGATTGTCGAATGCGGCGATGGCACCAGcaccattcatcatggcccGATAACCCCCGCCAGAGATGGCAATGCCAATCCGCGGTAACTCGCCGCCATCACTCACGATGCCATTCACATACGCGTCAGTGTCTATGTCGCCAATGTTGGCTCGAGTGAGAACGTCTTTTAACGCTGAAATGGTGTTATTGCCACGAAGCTTTAGCCATGACGTTTCCTCAGTTGATAGGGTCGTTGCCTTGCGAATGATCGGCCGTCTCTGCGGGCATGAGACTCGGCCTGGGGCGTATCCATTGGGGGCATCTGTAACGGCTCTCGGCGCAAGAAATGACAAGACTTCCCCATTCGTGGTTCCATATTGTGCCACTAAATCACAAATTCAGTCGAGGCTCACTGTTACAGCTGAGACATTAACATACCGGCGGGCGAGACCAGAAACGCTGCCAATTGGATCAACCGATTGCACGCCAACATTGTATGCTTTTGCAGAATTTTGGTGATGTCCAATCCAATGAGGTTGTATAATCAGTTACCCGagtcgacgacgacgacgagagACTTGATAAGATGAAAGTTGATAGCTTTTGAGGGTGAGAGCGGCCCTGACGTTCTCTCTGTTGATACGATATTTATATCCAAGGCATGCTCCCCAGGGCCAAGGTTTATCGTCCCTCAGAGATAAGTATGTCACGGCTACGTAACCACCTTCGTGGACTTGTCTTCCGCACTTTTTCGGTTTGATAACTACACACACTACTTCGCGAACATTGCAGAGCCATGTAACCTTCGATGGATGAGAGGTCTTACTATCCAATGAAATGATGGCGGTCAGCACAAGCTGTTTAAATTATCCCACTTTAGTGCGCTAATACTCCAGTAGGTTCACGGAAGGAAGGTCATATCACATGTAAATTTTCAGCTGATGCATATGTGGCTGAATGATGGATTTATCAAACTGTGGGGTAAGCCACCTACTGAAGCCTTAGCACCCTCTAGGGGATACTTGGTCACTGCTGCGAACACACCATCATCCCATCTTGGATCTGCCCTCAAGCTGGTTCTATTTGAGCTGTCAGGCTTTCAGATAGACTGCTATTACTATTAGTGGTCAACTTACCAAATACGAAGACGACGACAGCCTGACTTCCCCGCCCGCCCAAGACTTTGACGGTAAAAGCGTCGATTGCGCAGGAGTAGTCAAATTTGTTTGGCCCGACATAAGTTACGTTCCACAGAAACGTCACCCTGTTGTTCGCCTCAAATCCAACAACTCGGTATGTAACAGAGCCCTGAACCCCCCCGCCTATGTGGCTCGACTTGCAGCGCAGCATACCACTCTCACCTGCCAATATCATCTGCGGTGGCCGTGAATCTGGCGCGTCTATCCAATGACCATGGTCAAGGCTCGGGGATTGGGGTTCGAGGTTGAGTTCCTCATTCGTATGATTCAGAATGACGACTAACAGCTCCCTCGTGGCCATGGCGCTGTTGATTTGGGAAGTGTTAGTCTATGCTGGAATTAGGTAGGCGAGTGTTCAACAGTGGACACAAGAGATGAAACCAAACATGAGGATGATCTGGTTTAGTAGAAACGTCGAAGGAAACTTGGGCCTAATATAGTTTATAGTTTATAGTGCTGCGCTCGAGGATGTCTAGGCTGGCATCAGGAGCTTGTAACATTGACGCGGGCACTACAAGTTACACGTTCCTAATCGTATAGATCCCTGGGGTGGCAAATTTCTACATAATAACAGATCTCAGATCTCTGAAGAAACCCGCTAGTTTGACATCTCACCACCGGCTACATCAGGTGTGAGGCAAACTGCTGCGCTTAGCATTAGTGAACGCTCTTAGCCAACAAGGGTTGCGGCCAAGACACACGATATGGGTTTTGCTTATTCTAAGCGCTTTCTCCTTTTACTCTCTTGATTCTTCATATGCCTCGAACCACAGCTATCGGCATAGATTGTACAATGATCAACGAGACTGGAATCGACGCCCCAACCCAGGGCGGTGATATCATGACCCCCGGATAAGAAAGCGGAGTCAGATCATGATCATGCTTGTTTTAAACCACTTCATAACCTTGTTATACGTAGACACCCACGGTCAAGAGGGTGGGAGCGCGTGGCCGACTGAGTTTGGAAAGCACAATTAGTGGGTGGCATTAGCAAACTCAATcgcctcatcaccaaggccTACCCATTATCCCATCGGCTAGTTCGAATCAAACAAAATCCTACAGGGCTGTGCCTTCTGACAAGAAGCGCAGCAAGACCGATCACACGTTGACACAGTGTGTCCGTACGGAAGCGGAAGTGGCATTTTGAACTCGAAAAGGTCGATGTTCCAGGTCGGCGAAAAGGCGATCAGAGTTGCCAGTGTGAATATAGCCTCAGGAAGTATCGACGCCTTGGAAATTTGATCCAAAGAAACATCGCCTAGCACATATTCACATTTTGGGGGCTCAAGAAGCTGTTACAGATGTCATTATCAATGACGTATAAAGCGTATGAATGACTCACCCATGTCAGTTTATGCCGTTTGTAGTATCGCCACTGACAGTAATATTGAGGTACCATGGTTGAGAGACTCATGATCATATTTTGTTTGTGTATCTCTTCGGTTGTCATAAGGTTCTGTGGCGGTGACGAGAGGGTGATGCAATCAATCAGGGTG contains these protein-coding regions:
- a CDS encoding lysophospholipase gives rise to the protein MATRELLVVILNHTNEELNLEPQSPSLDHGHWIDAPDSRPPQMILAGESGMLRCKSSHIGGGVQGSVTYRVVGFEANNRVTFLWNVTYVGPNKFDYSCAIDAFTVKVLGGRGSQAVVVFVFAFLVSPAVAQYGTTNGEVLSFLAPRAVTDAPNGYAPGRVSCPQRRPIIRKATTLSTEETSWLKLRGNNTISALKDVLTRANIGDIDTDAYVNGIVSDGGELPRIGIAISGGGYRAMMNGAGAIAAFDNRTTNSTDKGHLGGILQAATYLSGLSGGSWAVGSLYVQNFTTVESIIYASSGLLDSLWQFDNSIIEGPADLSVAQYYRELYQDVKDKADAGYNKTITDYWGRALSYQLVNASDGGPAYTFSSIANDIEFVAATAPMPIIVAVERTSGQLQIAGNSTIIEFNPWEMGSYDPGLAAFAPLKYIGSDFSNGTIKRDGNCIAGVDNAGFVMGTSSSLFNQAFLQIEKAENVPDFLLKAINNTLADIGEENKDIANWPNPFYKYNPRNNLNANSTVLTLVDGGEDLQNIPLHPLLLSERQVDVIFAVDGSADTTTHWPNGTALVATYQSSKEGASTQNSEFPKVPDQNTFINLGLNKRPTFFGCNTHSNNSGPVIVYLPNTPYTYQSNFTTFDLEYSDTERDEIIRNGYNVATMGNATVDSDWPACVGCAVLARSLVRTGTKTPSKCVDCFSRYCWNGTTNSTIPGTYEPEQIITSGVGHPAPFVMAVGVTLLVNFILLYI